GGCGCTACCTCGAAGCGGCTTTCAGCGGCCCCATGGAGGCCGTAGCGGCGCTCGTGCGGCAGTGTGCCGTTCAGGCCGGCGGACTGGTCGCGGTGGCACGGAATCCGGTCAAAGCCCATTATTTGAAAGAACATGCCGCGCCGGGAGCCGTGATGCTGGCCATCGAAACTGGGACGAAAATGCTTGAAGCCCGTTCCCGCGGAGCCGAAGCTGTTGTCCAGGCGGCGGTCGGCTTTCTCGGCGGCCGCGTCGTCACGGCAGGCACGGTGGATGCCATCGACCTGACCACCGAAGGCGGCTTCGATCACGGCGTCGTTTCCGCAGGCGGGTGCGAACTGACATTCTGGAACGAGTTCATGACGCTGGACCGCGGCGGCGAACGGCTGGGGACTTTCCCCGATCTGATCATGACCACGGACGCAGAAACCGGACTTCCCATCACCACGGCGGAGCTCGCAAAGGGGCGGCGCGTTTTCGTGACGCTGGTCCCTGCGGACAGGATCCCTCTTGGCGCAGGCATGTTCTGCCGGGAACTTTTGGAACCTATCGAGAAGGTCGTCGGCAGGGCCGTGCTGCCCTACGTCACGCTGAAGTAGTGCAGCCGCCGTGTTCGCAATAACCGAAGAGAAAAAAATAGACGTAGAAAATCAAGGAGGTACCGATCATGTCTCTTCTTTATACGATGAACGCGCTTGAACTGCTCGACTCGCCGTCCGTAAGCGGCGAGAGCGTCAAACAAGCGCTGATGGCCGCCGGCGTGCCGGGGGAACAAATCTCCGTCAAAACTGTTCACGGCCCCAAAGGCAGCACTGATTTCGTCAAAACGTGGTTCTACGGCTCCGAAGGCAAACATAACGGCGGCACAGCCCCCACCATCGGTATCGTCGGCCGTCTCGGCGGCATCGGCGCGCGCCCCGAACGGATCGGGCTCGTTTCCGACGGCGACGGCGCCGTGTCGGCCGTGGCCGTCGCCATGAAACTGGGCGACATGGCGAAAAAGGGCGACGCGCTCAAAGGCGACGTGTTCGTCTCCACTCACATCTGCCCCAATTCTCCTACACGCCCTCACGATCCCGTGCCGTTCATGGGTTCTCCCATCAACATGACCATCGCCAACCGCGAAGAAATGGGCGAGGAGCTGGACGCCGTCCTGTCCATCGACACGACGCGCGGCAACCGGATCGTCAACGCCCGCGGCTTTGCCATCTCGCCGACGGTCAAGGAGGGCTGGATCCTGCGCGTCAGCGAAGATTTGCTCGAGATCATGAGCTCCGTCACGGGGGAGCTGCCCAAGGTTTTTCCCCTCAGCATGACCGACATCACGCCCTACGGCAACGGGCTCTATCACCTGAACAGCATCCTCCAGCCCTGCACGGCCACCAAAGCGCCGGTCGTCGGCGTGGCGCTGACGTCGCAGACGACGGTCCCCGGCTGTGCTACGGGAAGCTCGCAACCGATAGACATCGAGGCGGCCGTGCGCTTCGCCATCGAAACGGCGAAAGCGTTCGGCGAGGGCAAGTGCAAGTTTTACAGCGAGGAAGAATTCGATCTGACCCTCAAACGTTACGGGGCCATGAACAAACTTCAAAGCATGGGCGATCTGCCGCCGGCGGATCCTCAGGCGTAAGAGGCCCGGCCATGACTTTGCGCGTAGGGACCGTCACCATTGGGCAGGCGCCAAGAACAGACGTCACGCCTGACCTTATGAAGATCCTCGGGGCGGAAGTGGAACTGATCGAAGCGGGAGCGCTGGACGGTCTGAGTTCCGAACAGATCGCCGCCATGGCGCCGCGCCCGGGCGATTATGTGCTGGTCACGAGAATGGCCGACGGCACGTCTGTGAAAATCTGCGAACGTGCGGTGACGCCGCTGCTGCGCCAAAAGATCGCCGCCCACTTCGCCGCCGGGATCCCCGCCGTCCTGCTGCTCTGCACGGGCGAGTTCCCCGACTTTCCAACCGGCGGGCTGCTGCTGAGACCGCAGAAAATCCTGTTCAACATGGTTCAGGCCGTCGTGCCGGCCGGTGCGAAACTCGGCGTCTTCATGCCGTCTCCGGATCAGCTGGAACAGTCGTCGCGCCGCTGGTCGCAGATCACGCCGCAAAACCGCTCGATCGGCGCGTCGCCCTACGTCCGTCCCGAAGAGACGATCCCCGCCGCGGCGGAAGAACTCGCCCGCTGGGGCGCCGACGCTCTCGTCATGGACTGCATGGGCTACACGCTGGCGATGAAGGAACAGGTTCGCCGAATCACCGGCAAGCCCGTGATTCTCGCCCGCTCCATCGCTGCGCGGGTGTTGAGCGAGCTTGTGTAGGCGACGAAACTGGAGTAGTGTCAGCAGATGCTATTCCAAACACCTATACGAAATGTTCCACGTGGAACATTTTTTATAAACACAGTCATTACAATGAGTTAATTTACATGCACCAAAGGAAATAATAACTCCGCCCGCGGTTCCAAAATATCGTGGGAGGAAACGCGCGGAATCAAGTTTGCGCTCTGCAAGCGTGAAAAAGCTGCCGTCCGCGCTTGCGGCGCCGGAGAGCAGCTGAAGTTTTCTCTCTGGGGACGACCGAAAGAACGCTCTTTACCGCCGCGTCGCTTCACTCGGCTCACCCTATGCCGGACGATCCGCTTGGACTACACTGCCGCAGTCGATTCATATTCGTTTTCATTAAAAATGGCGTAGGTTCTTCGTCCTTTTCAGAGTGTCGAAGGTGCGCCGCGGCATTTTCAATGATGCTTTTGATTGAAAATCAGTAACAAATGTTCATTGGCAAAAGCAAAAGCAAAAGCCGCACCCCTCTCGTTTCCGCGCGAAAACGGGAGGGGTGCGGCTTTTGCGGAATTCATGAAACCGGCTCTTGCTGCCCCTCTCCGGGAACGCGGCGTTCGGATTTTTTTTCGTTCGACCGTCGTTCTCCCGTGGCTCTCAGACGCTTTACGGGCCTGCCTCCGTACGAGAGCGGGCGGAGCTTTTCTCCGTCGAGAGGATTCCTACTGCGCCTGACTGCCGTAGATGGAGTCCAAGCGGGCCTGGAAGCGGGCGATGAATTTTTTCTCGCGCGGGTTCAACGGATAGGAGATCTGGTGCAGCATGTAAATGTTGGACATGGGGCCGTCGGAGATGCGGCGCATGACGATGTTGGGGATGCTCTGTTCCAGATCGGGATCCATGGGCAGTATGGCGACGTAATTATGGCGGATGGCGTCCTGCAAAGCGCCGCGGTCGAAGATGTTGAGTATTTCGCAATGACTGTCGAGCCCGAAAGCGCCGAGCCAGTCGTCGCTGTTGAAGGTGTCGTAAGCGACGATTGGGCAGGTTCTGAGTTGGGCGGTGGTGACGGCGCGGAAACGGCTCAGGTAATGATTTGTCGAGACGACGGCCATAGGCGGTACGTTGATGGCCAGAGGCGTCATCTTGATATGGTATTTCTGCATTTCCATGCGGTAGAGGTCGCAGCGGCTGTCGAGACAGGAGACGATGGAGAGGCGGTAGGTCTGATCCATCACGTCGCGAATAGCCTGGCGGATGCTGGTCTCTTTGATGTTGTCCTGTAAGGAGGTCTCGGGGAATTCGTTTCGGAACTGCATGAAGCCGCACATGAGCAGCGACGACCACGTGCCGCAGATGGAGAGGTTCTTTTGGCTGTCGAAAAGAAGGGGAATGCGTCGGATGCGCTCTGCCTCAGAGATGATGAGCTTGGCCGACAGCAACAGCATTTTGCCTTCGGAAGTGAGCTCGATGCCCGAACTCTTGCGACGGAAAATGTTGAATCTCAGCTCCTGCTCCAACTGCTTGATAGCGGTGCTCAACGACGGCTGCGCCACGTAGAGATTCTGAGCGGCCTTGTTGATGGAACCGCACTTGCTGATTTCAATGACGTATTCCAGCTGTTTCAAGTTCATTCTGTCAGCTCCTTTGCGTTTGCCCAGCACAGTGAACAAAATCACTTTTACGGAGGTCTGTCAGGCAGAAACAGTCCTTTTCCTATAAAAGCAGTTTATCATTTTATTAAGAGGGGAGACTCATACGAATTGCCTAATAATCTATAAGGATTTCAGGATAGACCGCCCGACATTTTATCCATTAAAGCAAAACTTTTTTCGATAATCCAACGCGAATATATAAACAATCGCTTTATAAAGGAATTTAAGACAAATAAAAGATATAGGCTATTATTTTTTCAGTATAGGTACAAGAACAAAGAATCATGATATCGTGAAAACGCAGAGAAACCGGTGCTCTGAGCGTCAGTAATTTCGGCTTTGAACTCGTCCAAAATCAACCAGGAGGGATTTTTATGTCCAATCAGCCTGCAAGCGCTCTTTCTTCGCCTCGTTTCTGCAATATGGGAACTTTTATGCGCATGGCCCGCATCCAAAACGCCAAAGGACTTGACTTCGCCATCGCCGGCGCTCCTTTCGACACCGCCAGTTCCTTCCGCTCGGGCTCCCGCTTCGGTCCTTCGGCGATCCGCAACATCTCCTGCATGATGAAGCCCAACAACGTGATACAGCAGGTGAACATCATGGATTCTTTGACGGGCGGCGATCTGGGCGACTTTCCCATCGTGCCCGGTTACATCCATCCTTCCTACGCCGCGATCGAAGCTGGCGTCGCCGGGATCCTGAGCGACGGAGCGCTGCCTATCGTGCTCGGAGGCGATCACTCCATCACGCTGGCCGAGCTTCGCGCCGTCGCCAAGAAGCACGGCCCCGTGGGACTGATTCATTTCGATTCGCATTCGGACCTTTGCGACGAGGTCTTCGGCGAGAAGTACAACCACGGCACGCCGTTCCGCCGCGCTCTCGAAGAAGGGCTCATCGAGCCTTCGCGCTGCATCCAGGTCGGCATGCGCGGCTCGCTTTATGATCCCAACGAGCATAAGATGGCCGCCGATCTTGGCATGAAGCTGATCCCCGCCCACAAGATCCGTGAAATGGGGCTGGACGCGCTGATCGCCGCCGTTAAGGAGCGCGTCGGCGACAAGCCCACGTTCCTTACTTTCGACATCGACTTCGTCGATCCCGCTTACGCGCCAGGCACCGGCACGCCGGAGGTGGGCGGATTCACGTCGCTGGAAGCTCTGACGCTGATGCGGGCGCTGACGACGGTCAACTTCGTGGGTTTCGACATCGTCGAGGTGCTTCCCGCTTACGATCACGGCGAGATCACGGCTTATCTGGCGGCCAACATCGTCTTCGAATTCCTCTCCATCCTCGCTCTTCAGAAGAATCGGAAAGAAGGCAAATAAGTCGGGAGGGAGGATTCCATGAACTCTGACAAGATCCTCTATGACAATCTCTCCGCGGAGGAACGCGCGTCGCTGAACCTCAACGACATTCTGTTGGTGGACCGGCTGGAACTTTCCTTTCGGAGCAAAGCGGTCGGCGCACTGAAAGCCGTTCTTTTTTCGGCGGTCGCCATTTTCGTCTTCTTCGTCAACATCACTGTCAACGGCAAGAGCGACGTGCCCTTCGGCCATATCTACAACTACTTCATCAGCGCGCTGGGCAACGTGGGGCTCTGGGGCATTACGATCATCATCGCGGTCAACGGAGTCCTCAGCGTTTACGGCAAGTTCTTTGCGCCCGAAGGCTCGCGGCTGCGCAGGTATTACGGCGGCGAATCCTTCGTCTATCCCGTGTTTTATCTGATGGGCGGCGTCTTTACGCTGATCTACACGATGGACGCGACGATCCCCGCTTTCACGGGGCCCGAGTTCATCGTCAGCTCCGCCACCGGTGGCACCGCCGTGCCCGCCATCGTCGTTGGCGTGGCGTGGATCATTCCGGTGAGCTGCGTGTTCCTGCCGTTCCTGTTGAACTACGGTCTGGTCGACATGGTGGGGACGCTCATGGAGCCGCTGATGCGCCCCGTGTTCAAGGTTCCCGGATACGCCGCGGTGAACTGTATCGCTTCCTTCGTCAGTTCCTCGTCGGTGGGCGTGCTCATCACTAACCGGCAGTACCGCAAAGGGTTGTACACAGAGAAAGAGGCCGACCTGATCGCCACGGGCTTTTCCGCCGTGAGTGTGGGGTTCGCCTACATGGTCATCAAAACCGCCGGGCTGGGCGACTACTTTCTGCGCGTCTATTTCTGCTCGCTGGTCATCACGCTGATGATCAGCGCCGTCATCTGCCGCTTGCCACCACTGCGGAACAAACGCAGCGTTTACGTCGACGGGCGCGCCCAGACTGAGGCGGAGGTTCTGGCCCAGCGTGGCGCGGGTAACCTGATCGCCAAAGGCTTCGAGCGCGCCGAGAAAAAAGCTTATACGGCCGGAAAGCTTTTGCCGGAGATCAGGGACAGCGTCCTCGACGCCATGACGGTATATCCCAAGGTCCTGACGCTGCTGGCCGGCGTGGGCATCCTCGGGCTGATCGTCGCCACGTACACTCCGGTGTTCCAGTGGATCGGCAAAATCTTCATCCCTATCCTCAAGCTCTGCGCCGTGCCCGACGCGGAAGTCATCGCACCTTCGCTGCCCGTAGGCATCGCCGAGATGTTTCTGCCCGTCATGCTCATCGCAGACAAGGTGAGCGAGCTCTCCATCAAGGCGCGCTATATGGTCACCACGGTTTCCATTTGTCAGATCATCTTCTTCTCGGAGACTATCGTCGTCATGCTGGCCTCGAAACTGCCTCTCAAGCTGAGCGATCTTGTGATCTGTTTCTTCGAGCGCACCTTCATCGCCATCCCCATCACGGCGGCGTTCATGCACCTGCTGTTTTGATCCGAGCTGCGGCGCGTTTTGCGAAAAAGCGAACGATCGGCGCCATCCTTGCGGACGCTTCATATTTGCCTGAAAAACAATGTTTCGCGTGGAACATCGTTTCGCAAACGCAGTTGGCACAAAGATTTCCTTATCAATACGACAAAAGAAATAAACGCTCCGTCCGCTCCGATTTCGTACGAATCGGGACGGGCGGAGCGTTGTGCGTTTTCCTTTTTTGATACGACAGATACGACGCTACTGGATCCCTTGGGGGAACATGGCGTTGAGGCTTTTTTCCAGGTCGCCCATGGCCTGGCCGTAGGCGTTCCAGTCGGCGCTTTTCAGGGCCTGCTGTGAGCGGTCCCAGGCGTTTTTCGCCTGACGCCCCAGGGCCTGGATCTCGCTGTCCCCGGCAACGGGAAGCGCGGGCTGGAAGCCCGATGGCGGAGTCTGAACGGACGGGAGCGAGATTGAAGCGTCCTGCTCGCCGGGCCGGTAGTTGAGCAGCTTTTCCAGCGCGCCTTCGAACGTTTCGTCCCAGACGACGTGACCGCCGCTGGAGAGGATGACGCGCTTGAGCTCGGGCAGGTCGCTCTGGCTGGCCTTGAGGTACAGCGGCCGCACGTAGAGCAGCGAGTTGTTGACGGGCACCACGAGCAGATGGCCGAGAATCACGTCGCTGCCGCGCTGCGACCACAGCGAGAGCTGGGCGCTGATTTCCGGCGTCTGGTTGATGAGGGCGCTGATCTGGTTGGGGCCGTAAATCAGCGTTTGCTTGGGGAAGCGGTAGAGCACGAGTTTGCCATAATTGGCGCCGTCGCAGCGGCCGGCCATCCAGGCGATCATGTTGTCGCGCCCCACGGGCGTGTAGGGTGTCATCATCAGGAACTCGGGCTTGCTCTCGCCGATCAGCTTGTTCATCACGTAGTACGACGACAGCGTGCCCTCGTTCTCCTCGCCCTGCAGCGTGTTCCACACGTCTTCCTTGTTGTAGAAGGTGTTGGGATCGGCCATGTGGTAAGTGCGGTAGATGTTGGCCTGCACGGAGAAGAGGTCGCGCGGGTAGCGCAGATGGGCGCGCAGTTCGGCGCTCATCTCGCCGCCGGGCGAGAACAGGGCGGGGAAGATGCGCCGCCAGCAGGCGATGATGGGGTCGTGCTCGTCGATGACGTAAAACTTCATGTGGCCGTCGTAGGCGTCGACGGTGCACTTGACGCTGTTGCGGATATAGTTGATGCCGCCGGTGAGCCGTCCGCGGCGGTAGCGCTGGCCGACCGGCTCCGAGTAGGGATAGAGGCTCGACGTGGTGTAAGCGTCGACGATCCAGACGATGCGGCCGCCGATCACGGCGATGTAGGGATCGGAATCGTAGGCGAGAAACGGCGCGGCGCGGCTGAGGCGGGCGCGGATGTTGCGCTCGTAGATGACGCGGCTCTCGGGCGTGAACACGTCGGAGAAGAGGATCTTCGAGTCGCGGAACGCCAGCGTGTAGACGAGACGCCGCCACAGCGAGCCGATGGGCACGCCGCCGTCGCCCTCGTAGGTGCTGCGCGCGTTGGATTCGCCCATGGGATAGTCGAATTCCTTCACCGACGTTTTGACGAAGGCGTAGCTCATCGGATTCTCGCCGAAATAGATCTGCGGCCGGCTGATGGGCAGATCCACGGCGCTGACCGGCGGCAGGTCCTTGATCCAGAGGTTGGGCTGGCCGTTCTGTCCCACTTCGCGCGCGCCGTTCATGACGATGCCGTAGCCGTGCGTGAACTCGAGGTGCTGGTTGACCCAGGTGCGGTTTTGCATACCGCTCAGGTCCAGTTCGCGCGGCGCCAACATCACCTGGCGCATCTTGCTGCCGATGGTGTAGCGGTCGATGTCGATGGCCGAGAAATCGTAATAGCTGCGGATCTCCTGGAGCTGCTTGTAGCTGCGCAGCAACGCGCGGTAGTCCCACAGGCGCATGTTCTCCAGCGTCTCCGGATCGGCCGCCGCGTCCTCGACGGTCAGCCCCGCGTCGGGCGTGATTTCGCTGGTCTCGATCTTGTCCATGCCGTAGGCGTGGAGCGTGGCCTCGATGTTGTTGCTGATGTATTCCTTTTCCTTCTCGAATTCGTTGGGCACCACGATATAACGCTGCACCAGCTCGGGATAGAGCCCGCGCAACGCCACGTTGCAGACGACGAAGACGCCGACGACGATGCCGATGAATTTCCAGCTGCGGTTGCTCCTGATCGCGAACAGCAGCAGCCCCGCCGCGGCGAAAGCCAGCGCGGCCAGCGCCGACAGCGCCAGCAGCGTGGCGTGGATGTCGGTATAGCCGGGGCCGAAAACGACGCCGTTGGGGTTATAGAGCAGCAGATAGCGCTGCAGCACATACGACAGCCCCCAGAGCGCGGTCAGCACGGCGCCGAGCGTCAGCGCATGGGCGCGCACGGGGCGGGGGATCTCGACGCTGCCGAGGCGCGCGCCGCTGAAAAGGCGGAAGGCGTACAGCGCGCCGCAGACGACCAGCACGTTGAACAGCAGATCCATGAGCCAGTTCTGCAAAAAATTCCAGAACGGCAGCGAGAACACGTAGAATCCCACGTCGTTGCCGAAAATGGCGTCTTTCACGCCGAAGGCGCCGCCGTGCGCGAACTGAAGGATCATCTGCCACTGCCCCATGGAGTCGGAACCGGCGCTGACGGCCATGAAAAGCCCGACGGCCAGCGGCAGCCAGCGGCTCCATTTGTGGTTCAGGATCAGCGAAAGCACGTCGTTCGCGCCGGGAATGCCGCGGGCGATGCGCAGCGCCGCGCGCAGATTGGGATAGACGATGACGAAGGCGACGGCCGAAAAGACGCCCAGCAGCGCCCACTGCGGCAGCAGCCGCGTCCAGAAGACCGACGTGATGCGCTCGGCCTCGTACCAGTAATAATCGGCGAGGAACGAGGCGATCATCGGCAGCCCGACGGCGACGGCCAGCAGCAGCGCCAGCAAAAACAGCGTGCGCCTGCTGAAAGGCAGCGATACTTTGGGGAAAGAGGGGCGCTGTTCGCGGCGTTCCGAACCTCCGTTGCCGAAGGGGAACCCGCCGAAAGGAAAACCGCCGAAGGGGCCGTTTCCGTCCTGATTGTTCCAGTTCATGGGTTTAGACCTCCCTGCTCGATGTTTTTCAGCGGCGCGCGGCCGCGCCGTTTCAAGAAGCCCGCTTTTCCGCCGCGTTCTTTTCGGGCTGCGAAGCGGCGTAGTCCCACCGCAGGCCGCCGGGCAGCGGCTTGGGGAGGATGCGGCTGTGCACCGAGCATTGACCGTCGCGGAACTCGACCTTGCTCAGGTACAGCGGCAGATTGTACTTTTTCATGTCGATGAAGGGCTGGATCTTTTGCAGCGCCCGCTCGACCGTCCCCGCCGAAACTTCCTGATTGTTGACCTTGAGGCGGATGTCGTCGAGCCACAGCGCCGTGCCGCGGGGAACGATGCGACAGGAAAGGTCGAGCCGGATCTTGAGGCGCATCAGGCGCAGGTCGGCGCGGTAATAGGCCGTGGCGTTGATGCGGCCGGCGCTCATCTTCACCCGCACGTTCTGCCACTCTTTTTCGTGGCCGAAAACGTGGCGGCGCAGAAAGTCGTTAACGTCGTCCTCGGTGAAGGTCGCCTCGGCGTGGCAGGCCAGCATGGAATCCACGCGCGGATGCTCCATGTCCGCCCACTGCGCCGGCGGCGTCACCTGGGCGTCGAAGCAGTCCATTCTCAGCGAACGGATGCGCATGCCGCGCACGTCGGCGTTGACGCATTCCAAATAGCCCCAGGGGATGTAACCGTTTTCGCGCGGCGCCGAGCTGAGCTGGAAATAGGCTTTTTCCGGCGCCAGGTTGCGCAGGAACACGCCGAACAGTTCCTGGCCGCGGTCGGGCGCGCCCCAGGCGGCCGAAGCGCCGAGAAGAAACAGCAGGACGAGGCATGATTTCAGATATTTCAAAGGAGCGGCTCCTTTCGGGGAAGTCGTGGCTTAGGCCAGCGCCGCGCGCTTGGCGGCGATGATGCCCATCATGTCGCGGAAGGACTGAGCGAACGAAGCCAGCCCGTCGGCCAGCAGCTTTTCGGTGACGGCGGCCAGATCGACGCCGAGCGCCGGCAGCGCCGCCAGCTCGTCGGCAAAGCCGGGAGTGCGCACGGTGGCACCGGGCGTCCCCTGCTTCATGAACGCTTCGAGGGCCGCCGGCGGCAGCGTGTTCACCGTGTCCCTGCCGATCAGGGAATCGGCGTAGAGCGTGGGCGAATAGACTTTGTTTTTCACGCCCGTGCTGGCCCAGAGCGGGCGCTGCACGCGCGCGCCCTGGGCGGCCAGCGCCTGCCAGCGCGGCGACGAGAACAGTTCCGCGAACCTGGCGTAAACGGCGCGGGCGTTGGCCACGGCGATGCGCCCGGCCAGTTCCGGAGCTTTTTCCGCCAGCACGGGATCGAGCGCCGTGTCGATGCGGCTGACGAAGACCGAGGCGACCGAAGCTTGCCCCAGCGGCAGCCCCCTGGCGGCGCGGCGCTCAAGCGCGCGGAGGTATGCTTCGGCGACGGCCGTGTACTGTTCCAGCGAGAAGATCAGCGTGGCGTTGACGTTCGCCCCCGCGGCGATCACGTCTTCCAGCGCGGCGGCGCCCGCGGGCGTGGCGGGGATCTTGATCATGGCGTTGGGGCGGTCCAGAGCCTTCCACAGGCGCAGCGCTTCGGACACCGTGGTGTCGCGGTCGTCGGCGATGAGCGGGTTGACCTCGAGGCTGACGAAGCCGTCGCCGCCGCGCGATTCGTCCCACAGCGGGCGGAAGAGCGCGCAGGCTTCGCGCACCTCGCTCAGCGTCAGCGCGTCGTAGATCTCCGCGTCGCTTTTGCCGGCGGCGATCAGCGCTTTGACGTCGGCGTCGTAATCGGCGGAACCGGCCAGCGCCTTCTGGAAGATGGCGGGATTGGTGGTGACGCCGCGCACGCCGGCTTCCAACAGCTTCTTCAGCTCGCCGCCGCGGATCGCCCCGCGGCTGATGGAATCGTACCAGACGCTCTGTCCGAGCGCGTACGTTTGGTGCAGTATATCGTTCATGAAGAACGCTCCTTTTTGAAAAATTGGCGCCGTCACAGCAGCAGCGACAGGCCCGAGACGACGATCATCGTCATCACGAAAACGCGGAAGAGCTTTTCCGACACGTGCTTCGCCAGGCGCAGCCCCGCCAAAGCGCCGGCCAGCACAGGCGGCACGAGCGCCAGCGCTTCTTTCAGCAGAGAGGGGCCGAGCAGGCGCTGCTGCGCCAGCCCGATCAGCGTGAGCAGGTTCAGCGTCAAAAAGAACACGGACACGGAG
The DNA window shown above is from Pyramidobacter piscolens W5455 and carries:
- a CDS encoding UPF0182 family protein; this encodes MNWNNQDGNGPFGGFPFGGFPFGNGGSERREQRPSFPKVSLPFSRRTLFLLALLLAVAVGLPMIASFLADYYWYEAERITSVFWTRLLPQWALLGVFSAVAFVIVYPNLRAALRIARGIPGANDVLSLILNHKWSRWLPLAVGLFMAVSAGSDSMGQWQMILQFAHGGAFGVKDAIFGNDVGFYVFSLPFWNFLQNWLMDLLFNVLVVCGALYAFRLFSGARLGSVEIPRPVRAHALTLGAVLTALWGLSYVLQRYLLLYNPNGVVFGPGYTDIHATLLALSALAALAFAAAGLLLFAIRSNRSWKFIGIVVGVFVVCNVALRGLYPELVQRYIVVPNEFEKEKEYISNNIEATLHAYGMDKIETSEITPDAGLTVEDAAADPETLENMRLWDYRALLRSYKQLQEIRSYYDFSAIDIDRYTIGSKMRQVMLAPRELDLSGMQNRTWVNQHLEFTHGYGIVMNGAREVGQNGQPNLWIKDLPPVSAVDLPISRPQIYFGENPMSYAFVKTSVKEFDYPMGESNARSTYEGDGGVPIGSLWRRLVYTLAFRDSKILFSDVFTPESRVIYERNIRARLSRAAPFLAYDSDPYIAVIGGRIVWIVDAYTTSSLYPYSEPVGQRYRRGRLTGGINYIRNSVKCTVDAYDGHMKFYVIDEHDPIIACWRRIFPALFSPGGEMSAELRAHLRYPRDLFSVQANIYRTYHMADPNTFYNKEDVWNTLQGEENEGTLSSYYVMNKLIGESKPEFLMMTPYTPVGRDNMIAWMAGRCDGANYGKLVLYRFPKQTLIYGPNQISALINQTPEISAQLSLWSQRGSDVILGHLLVVPVNNSLLYVRPLYLKASQSDLPELKRVILSSGGHVVWDETFEGALEKLLNYRPGEQDASISLPSVQTPPSGFQPALPVAGDSEIQALGRQAKNAWDRSQQALKSADWNAYGQAMGDLEKSLNAMFPQGIQ
- a CDS encoding AroM family protein gives rise to the protein MTLRVGTVTIGQAPRTDVTPDLMKILGAEVELIEAGALDGLSSEQIAAMAPRPGDYVLVTRMADGTSVKICERAVTPLLRQKIAAHFAAGIPAVLLLCTGEFPDFPTGGLLLRPQKILFNMVQAVVPAGAKLGVFMPSPDQLEQSSRRWSQITPQNRSIGASPYVRPEETIPAAAEELARWGADALVMDCMGYTLAMKEQVRRITGKPVILARSIAARVLSELV
- the speB gene encoding agmatinase, whose protein sequence is MSNQPASALSSPRFCNMGTFMRMARIQNAKGLDFAIAGAPFDTASSFRSGSRFGPSAIRNISCMMKPNNVIQQVNIMDSLTGGDLGDFPIVPGYIHPSYAAIEAGVAGILSDGALPIVLGGDHSITLAELRAVAKKHGPVGLIHFDSHSDLCDEVFGEKYNHGTPFRRALEEGLIEPSRCIQVGMRGSLYDPNEHKMAADLGMKLIPAHKIREMGLDALIAAVKERVGDKPTFLTFDIDFVDPAYAPGTGTPEVGGFTSLEALTLMRALTTVNFVGFDIVEVLPAYDHGEITAYLAANIVFEFLSILALQKNRKEGK
- a CDS encoding DUF917 domain-containing protein encodes the protein MSRLKLTQEYVEAALLGGCFFGGGGGGSMAKGRALGEAALAAGPLELVSLDEIDPEAVVVTCSAVGAPAAKEAMARPEAAVRVIELMAKLDAPPPAALITNENGGGSTFNGWLPAAMSGLLLIDAPCNGRAHPTGVMGSMALHRDNRYVSKQTAAGGNPETGRYLEAAFSGPMEAVAALVRQCAVQAGGLVAVARNPVKAHYLKEHAAPGAVMLAIETGTKMLEARSRGAEAVVQAAVGFLGGRVVTAGTVDAIDLTTEGGFDHGVVSAGGCELTFWNEFMTLDRGGERLGTFPDLIMTTDAETGLPITTAELAKGRRVFVTLVPADRIPLGAGMFCRELLEPIEKVVGRAVLPYVTLK
- a CDS encoding LysR family transcriptional regulator, which codes for MNLKQLEYVIEISKCGSINKAAQNLYVAQPSLSTAIKQLEQELRFNIFRRKSSGIELTSEGKMLLLSAKLIISEAERIRRIPLLFDSQKNLSICGTWSSLLMCGFMQFRNEFPETSLQDNIKETSIRQAIRDVMDQTYRLSIVSCLDSRCDLYRMEMQKYHIKMTPLAINVPPMAVVSTNHYLSRFRAVTTAQLRTCPIVAYDTFNSDDWLGAFGLDSHCEILNIFDRGALQDAIRHNYVAILPMDPDLEQSIPNIVMRRISDGPMSNIYMLHQISYPLNPREKKFIARFQARLDSIYGSQAQ
- the tal gene encoding transaldolase codes for the protein MNDILHQTYALGQSVWYDSISRGAIRGGELKKLLEAGVRGVTTNPAIFQKALAGSADYDADVKALIAAGKSDAEIYDALTLSEVREACALFRPLWDESRGGDGFVSLEVNPLIADDRDTTVSEALRLWKALDRPNAMIKIPATPAGAAALEDVIAAGANVNATLIFSLEQYTAVAEAYLRALERRAARGLPLGQASVASVFVSRIDTALDPVLAEKAPELAGRIAVANARAVYARFAELFSSPRWQALAAQGARVQRPLWASTGVKNKVYSPTLYADSLIGRDTVNTLPPAALEAFMKQGTPGATVRTPGFADELAALPALGVDLAAVTEKLLADGLASFAQSFRDMMGIIAAKRAALA
- a CDS encoding DUF1177 domain-containing protein; the protein is MSLLYTMNALELLDSPSVSGESVKQALMAAGVPGEQISVKTVHGPKGSTDFVKTWFYGSEGKHNGGTAPTIGIVGRLGGIGARPERIGLVSDGDGAVSAVAVAMKLGDMAKKGDALKGDVFVSTHICPNSPTRPHDPVPFMGSPINMTIANREEMGEELDAVLSIDTTRGNRIVNARGFAISPTVKEGWILRVSEDLLEIMSSVTGELPKVFPLSMTDITPYGNGLYHLNSILQPCTATKAPVVGVALTSQTTVPGCATGSSQPIDIEAAVRFAIETAKAFGEGKCKFYSEEEFDLTLKRYGAMNKLQSMGDLPPADPQA
- a CDS encoding YjiH family protein, which encodes MNSDKILYDNLSAEERASLNLNDILLVDRLELSFRSKAVGALKAVLFSAVAIFVFFVNITVNGKSDVPFGHIYNYFISALGNVGLWGITIIIAVNGVLSVYGKFFAPEGSRLRRYYGGESFVYPVFYLMGGVFTLIYTMDATIPAFTGPEFIVSSATGGTAVPAIVVGVAWIIPVSCVFLPFLLNYGLVDMVGTLMEPLMRPVFKVPGYAAVNCIASFVSSSSVGVLITNRQYRKGLYTEKEADLIATGFSAVSVGFAYMVIKTAGLGDYFLRVYFCSLVITLMISAVICRLPPLRNKRSVYVDGRAQTEAEVLAQRGAGNLIAKGFERAEKKAYTAGKLLPEIRDSVLDAMTVYPKVLTLLAGVGILGLIVATYTPVFQWIGKIFIPILKLCAVPDAEVIAPSLPVGIAEMFLPVMLIADKVSELSIKARYMVTTVSICQIIFFSETIVVMLASKLPLKLSDLVICFFERTFIAIPITAAFMHLLF